The following DNA comes from Numida meleagris isolate 19003 breed g44 Domestic line chromosome 16, NumMel1.0, whole genome shotgun sequence.
GGGTCGGTGAAGATTGCAAACTCCATAAGTTCTGTAAGAGGATTCCAGCCAGAAATACGATGGCAAAATCCATTTCTACTATACTTTATGCTTCTTTTCATCAGGGCCTTGAAACTGACAGCAGGTTATCTTTTTCTCTAGAAACGAGTAGTGCAAGGAAAAGAGCCACCTCATCTGATGAGCATGTTTGGTGGAAAGCCCTTgattgtttacaagggtggaaCCTCTAGGGAAGGAGGGCAGACCACACCAGCTCAAACACGGCTGTTCCAGGTCCGGTCCAGCACCTCAGGAGCTACCAGAGCTGTAGAGGTATGTGGAAAGAGAGCCAACTTCTGTGCTGTATGCATGGCTGCGATGGGGACACAGTCTCTTTGAGAAGATCAGTGGCCAGACTGAGCTTTCTGGTGTAAACTGTAACAAACTTCTGAACCTTTATAAGCTGTTAAAAGATGTCTCTTTTCCTGTGAATAAGCGATGATAATCACTATATTCTTTTGAGTTTATAAATATCACCTCAAACAGGTTGGAGCTGTTCTCTCTTAAGTCCACAACAGATGTTACACCCTGCACAAAACAATgattttcaaatactgtttgGTGCTGGATGTTGTGACTTGTTCTAAGCTTGTGTAACCACACTGCTACCAGTGAAAAACTGCAAGTGCTAAAGACTCTCAATAAAAATAGGGCCTGTGCCAGGATGCAGGCTAAGAGCCCTacttatctgaaagaaaatgcacacaTACAAATAAACTTTATGTTAATGATTCATCAGcctcagcagcagggatggTGCCCTGTGATAGTCTCCCCAGCAAGTTCTTGCATCTCCTGACAGAACCATAAACACTGGCAAAATGACAGCCCCAAGCATTTGAGCAGAAAATTGGATGTATCTGTAGATTGTATAAAGAAACACACATTCTCGTGTGACTAAGCCCAACTCATTACCCAGATATGGGCAAATATACAACATATATTGGAACCCTACATGCTTGCATGGAATATCTTGTTTGAAGTTTGTTTAAGGATagatattaatttttattttcaaattatggGCTCTGCGTAGAGGATGATTACACCTCACACGTGcaacattctttcttttcagctggaTCCTGCTGCCAGTCAGCTGAACTCCAATGATGCTTTTGTCCTGAAAACTCCCTCTGCTGCTTACCTCTGGGTTGGCCGAGGCTCCAACAACGCTGAGCTTTCAGGGGCACAGGAGTTGCTGAAGGTTCTGGGAGCTCGCCCAGTACAGGTTTCCGAGGGTAGAGAGCCAGGTGAGGGATGCACACGAAGTCTGAGGTCATTTCTGTGTAGCTGCACTTTCTCAATAATTATTTCatggatattttcttttagtctcCCGGAACAAGGAAATGTGAACGTGACACAGGGTGGCTTCTCTGATCTAGAATCTTACTTAGATTCTATTAGATTCCGATCTAGATTCTTGACTTAGGGAGGAGAATGCTTCAAGTCCTACCCAAGCCATACTGCTACTGTGTTTTCCAGGAATAGTTGAAGCAACAACAGTCTGTCTTTTCCAGATAACTTCTGGGCGGCTTTGGGTGGAAAAGCTCCCTACCGCACCTCTCCTCGGCTGAAGGACAAGAAGATGGATGCTCACCCCCCTCGTCTTTTTGCGTGCTCCAACAAGAGTGGACGCTTCACTGTGAGTATCTGGGGAGACATTCAATTCATTCAACATTCATCTGACAAAGCTGAGAGAAACTTGGTCAGAGTCTGCTCTGAGTCAGCTGATGGGCTGTTGTACCCAATTTTCCTTTGTAGTGTTGCCTccagaaaggaaagcattagcactgtttattttttctgcagagacaGCAGCTATCTCTATAGCATCTTTCTGAACTGTTAGGCTGGTCCTCCCCTGGTTAACAACCAGCATTCCAGCTCCTAAGATCTTAACTCATGAATCTTGTAAGCAACAAGAGGCAGCATTTGAAGTCTTGTGCATGAATGAAAGACTGTTTTTCTAGATAGATAGAGACTGATTTTGTATTCTGTTGCCTAAGAATGCTTCTGTGATGCAGCCTGAGTTGTGTGGTCAAATACTATGCCAGTGACATGCGTCTCATTGACAAGAGGTGAAACTATAGCCCTGGTAAACTGCATTTCTTGCAAAGGTAAAGTGATGCTTCCAGAATGTCCTCATCTTTTGACCTTATGTTTTTCAGATTGAAGAAGTCCCTGGAGATCTGACTCAGGATGACCTTGCTACAGATGATGTTATGATCCTCGACACATGGGATCAGGTATGTCATGTTCAACTGCAaaggagagaagcaaagaaTATACACAGTGTGGCTCTAGATTTAGAGATCCAAATTACAATCACTAGCAGAATTATTAAATTGTAGAGTCCTTTCACCTTGAAGCCTGAGAACAAATCACCTCACCAGTGACACTGAAGAGAACTTACACACAGAACGTGAGAAAAGAGTTGGTGTCTTGCCATTTTGTTCGTTAGCTTATGGGCTGAAGAAGGCAAGCTGTTGTGTACTGAATATACTCCCCCAGGCTGTAAACTTCTTGAGGGCAGTATCCTTGTCCTGGCTGGAGATGACCGAACTGTTGTTAGCATTCAGCGGTTTAAAACATAGATGCATTTTCTGTTACTGCAGAGGGCTCGTGTTAATTGCTGTGCATGTCTCAGCCAAAAGCGAACTTAGAGATAAATTTTGTGTCTGTTTATGTAAAGATGTTCAAACATCAGTTAGTTTTTCCTGGTGTTAAGCCAGTGTACGGCTTGTTCACGTAACTGGAATTTACAGCAGATAAACTGCAGTCAAAAAGCTTCCTCTCAGCTACCAGTAACTTTCTTCAGGTTGGTCAGTGATCCGGGCACACCAGGAGGAATATGTTCCTGTTCAGTGTTATCCTCTGTTCACTGAGCCCCTATCTTCTCTTTCATAGGGGTGTTGGCCGTTGCTGAAACAATtcatgtgatttattttttttaatctacaggTCTTTGTATGGATTGGAAAAGATGcccaggaggaagaaaagactgaggCTTTGAAATCTGGTAACGTCatgacatttttccttctgagataaatgttttttattttcccaccATCTGATTTTAAGTCAGACGATTTGATAGACCGAGAAATATATCCTAATCATAACATTCAATGTTGTGACCAAAATGATCATGTAGATTGAGAAAGGCGGATCCCAAAGATCAGCATAAAGAGTTATGGTATTTAGACACACTGCTCAAACCCTAACATTGAAAAAGTATCCCAGTGTGGGTGAGCACAGACTGCCATTATACTGGAGGATTTAATAATCCTAATGTCTGTTTTCTACCTAAAAATGCCAGTCTTCTAACAGGTGTAGATAAAACCGTGGCGCAAAagcttatttgttttaatgaaaaatctgaaactgtATCTCTAGCATCCATCTGCTGCTCCCTAAGGTTTGTACTACATGaggttttcttctccttgtgcCTTTACAGCGAAGCGGTACATTGAAACCGATCCAGCCAGCCGCGATAAGAGAACTCCAGTCACACTCGTTAAGCAAGGGCTTGAGCCTCCAACCTTCTCCGGCTGGTTCCTGGGCTGGGATGATGACTACTGGTCTGTCGATCCCCTGCAGAGAGCAATGGCAGATGTGGATGTCTAAGTAAAaggtttttcctctttttaatagAGCAAGTTTAGTTCCTTCTGTGCCTTCAagagctgcttcctcctgctggATGGATGCTAGCATGGCAAAGATGTTAATAGCCAATTAGCTGTGCAATAAGTACCAAAACCAATCACGACCGGTCATATTGCTCTACTCCTTGCTTTGATTATATTTAATACAGTAAAGCTTGTTTGGAATAGGAGAAGAATAAAATGGGTGAGCTTTGCTACtaagatgaaaacattaaacAGAACCTGTAGATCCCACGTTTGAACTTACTTGAAACAAATACACACCTTAGAAAACGAAACcttctttgtgctgttttttgtgAGTGTGGTAAATGTTTACAAAAAGGATTTTATGGCGGTTTgggatgttttgttttcctctccctagAACTTTTATCATTTAATACTCCGGTAAATTCACTgtattcttctctttcagaaagtcAAGCAATAGTAAATAGCGTTTTTTAACTCAGGATCAGAGGAGGAAGCGTTGCTGTTTTCAACAGGAATTCACAGGGGTGACCAgtacagagcagcagcaggtacAGATTCACTCATCTTCCCCAGGGATTAATGGCAAGCTGTACACTAGCTTTGTTTCCTACTGCAAGTGTGTGCACAGAGTGATGCTAATTAGTACATCCTTGTGAACCGTGTTGACACCCTTAGTTCTGCTTATGTTAACTAAAATACTGGCCAACATCTGCAGATTGGTATATTGTTTTTATAATGCAGAGGTAATAATAGCTGTAAATACAGAACTGACCTTTCCAGaaaggtgattaaaaaaaaaataaactttatgcTGGCCAGTATCAGATCAGAACAAGGGCACTTTACTCACTGAtcttggctttttgttttcattctcatCTCCCAGTAATTAAGGACAGATGCCAAACTGGGTAGCAGTGGTAGCCCAAAGAACCTCCCTCTCATGCAAACCTTTAATTCTAATCCCATTTTAATCTTTAATGACATTTACTGAACAGGTACAAAATATGCACACAGTTTATCAGACTTGTACCTCGAGACTGCATGCACTGAAGAGTATGCATTTGGTATTAAGTGTAAATCTTTGCATCACAGCTAATAGCACAAGTGCgttcagaagcagcactgacacatgaattattaatttcttaGGTATATAAACAGTACAGAACCTTCTGTTAAACACTCCCCACTAATTACAGTTAGGGAAGCATTTGTTGGACCTGGATAAAATGCAATGCTTCAAGCATGTTTAAAATTAGAACAAGAAAGGAAGTCTATTTACAAACAGGAATCAGGGTtatggctttttatttcttttaattgttttttgaGAAGATGTACAGATAAAGGCAGACCCAGTgacttttcagtgctttaagaGTCATAAATCTACACGGGCATAGCAACAGGAAGCATATTGTATCATTAACTACTGCAAGTCTATATCATTCCTGCGAGGCAGAACAGAGGTGGaaagtttcatttcagtaacATTGGCTAAGAACTGTTTCTCATGAATGGGGAACTGTTTTAGGAATTATGagcctgattttcagaagtacCCAGTATTCTCACTCCTACATCAACTTCCATTGTTTTCCCTGTGTAAGCTAGAGAACAAATGCATGTGACAACAATCAGATGACTTCATCACATACAGATACGCTCTAAGAGAATACAGTTAGGGCTGTTCCACTTCCCTTACAGGACTACAGGCTCTTTTAATAAAAGGAATGCTTCTCTTTCCAAATGCTGGATCATCTAATCTTTGCCACAAATAGTTTTATATACTATTTGAAATTGCGAGATTACAGATTATTGGTTTCTTATCTAGTACAGCATGGATATATGCTTAAGATCATAACCTGCCTCTAATTTGGTTCGATTTTCAATTTCAAGTACTTTGATGGTCCATATTCACAATCATTACTTAGGTATCTTATCACTCACTCGGtataaaaaaccaaaaaggttcctcagcatttccactttGCTAATGTTGCCTTAAGCTATAATACGCAGGCATTGCGGTGCTGCAGACATTTACTggttgcaagagaaaaaaaatttcctcctccCACTGCAGCTAGCGTTTTGCACCTAAGATGCCCTGCAGCATGTCTATGGGCAGCGGAAAGATGATGGTGGAGTTCTTTTCTGCAGCAATGGTGTTCAAGGTCTGCAAGTAACgaagctgaagagcagcagggGACTCAGTGATAACCATGGATGCCTCTTTCAGGGCCCTGGAAGCATTCATTTCACCCTCAGCTGCAATTacctggaaaagcaaaatgagtgAAATGCAATTAACTCTGATGCAATAATAAGCTAGAAATATGTCAGATGACTTCAGCCTTAAGTCATAAATCAAAGGCATTGCTTATCATTGTAATCAAGTGACCTCTCCTACTGCCTTTTTTCACCAGTTCTGCCTTACTCACTCAGATATAAGCTACTCCTGTTTGCTTTGAAGGTTCTCTATGTCTGTCTTCTATTCAGGATCAGGATGCCAGTGTGCAAAAACTGGCACTGTAAGTCTTGAAAATGCAACAAGTGAATTCattcaaattttcaaaaaatcCCTGCTTTTGTGCTTCTTTCAGCACTGCCTCCTAAAAACAGAAGGTACTTCTCCTACATATCTGAAATGAGCTTGACAGATGAATGACATGTTTCTCACTGGGAAAATAcctttttattccttcattCTTTTTAGACGTTTGCTCATTAGGGACAGAtttgtagtcttttttttttttttttttttacaagcagGGCTCTTCTGCATTGGGACAATATATTCTGAGCATTTGTAAACATCCTTTTAAACACCAGgataaataatgaagaaaatcaggaaGTAAtgaagcttcagaaaaaaatataaagctaATATCTGGAGCATTAAGGATCTTCTCCTGCAGGTCAGTTGAAGGGTGACCAAGCTAAGTTTTAcagctgtttcatttctcatatgaagaaacaaaacagaaagcaaagaacttTCCGAAAATCAGGGctactcagaaaaaaagctggaagGAAGTTTGGCTCCTAATTGACTGCAGTCTCCAGCTAATAACCTCAAAGTTGTTCTGTTTATGATTTGTTCTTCCAGTAAAAAATTGGGATTCTGCGTTTTCAAAGGAAATCTCAGCTGCATAGTTCAAGATGAAACATAACAAGTGTCTGGAGCCAAATCCACAAAAATCCTAACCTGCATTCCTATTCGCCACAACCCAATATGGCAAAGATTCTTCATCCTCCAAACCACCATGCTAAGTTATtcatgaaggggaaaaaaaaaaaagccacaaaaaaccccacaaaatcCACCAGTTGATGCCATTACCTTAGCTCTTGCCTCCCGCGCAGCTTCAGCTTCTGCAGccattgctctctgcagctgtaCAGGTAATTTCACATCCTTGATCTCCACACGTTCCACCTTAATGCCCCAATTATCTGTTGCGTCATCAAGCGTAGCCTATTTAAAGCAGGACAGTTAACTTCAGCCAGCTATTTGGCTGCAGACAAGTGTCCAAATTTGAAGAAAGGCTATCAAACCAAATGAATGGTCTTAGAATGTTTGCACTTTCTATTTAATGGTTTTCACTACTCATGGTATGCTCCGATGATTATAGAAGCCTATCAGTTATAAGCAAGCACTTAAAGCTTGATCAGTGTATGAAAGGAATCCTGTGGTGTAATTTCCTTCAACAGCAGCATATTGACATAACGATCCAGAACACTCCTCCTCTCACAAATCCCTCCTTCCTACTTGCCATCCCCTTGGTCTATCATTGTATTACTCACTCATTTTTATTAGACCGAATGCCATTCCAACAGCCCTTGATAGGGTTTTGCCTAAAGCTCCAAATCAAAACTTGGCTTAACACTTACAAGGTAAAATTAAGTCCCGACCTCCAGTTTATCCACGGGATTGATGCATAACTGATTGCTTAATGCACTGCCTAGGTTACTCATACCTGCATGTTGTGTGCAATTTCCTCACGATCAGAGAGAATCTGAGAAAGGTTTTTGGTCCCCAGAACATTCCTCAAAGTGGTCTGTGCTAAAAGACGTGTGGCCGAGTCAGCGTTTGTGATATTGGCCACAGCAAGGGTAGCGTTCTGAACTCTGTAGTAAACCACTCCATCTACATTAATTGTCACAGAGTCCTTGGTCAAGACCTAAAAAGCAATGGCAGAAGCATGTCATAATTACATATAATGAAACACATATTTGTTGAAGATAATGATAACTACATACTTGTTTTACTGGACAAGTGCCTAGTATTTCCCAGATAAGGCAAGTTTCACGAAAGCCATGTTTTTACATGTTCTATACACGTGTGCTGCATATCAACACGTCTACATGAAGATGCACAAACCTTTCAGCCTTGCTCTGTCAAGCTAAGATTAAATATGGTAACAGAACACTCCTTAGTGAAAGATCAGTTCCACTGGCTTCGCCGTGGTGTTATTTCTAATTCACTTCTTCGCACTCACAGAGGGATTTGCAATTCATAGGTGACaaaaaaagtattcagaaataatttacaCCAAAACACATACGATTTCACCTGGGAAACTTCAGCCTTCAACGAGGCTTATAATATCACATGTATGAAAGCAGCAGATTGACTGTACAGGAACACGAGAGGTATACACAGTGAAGGACCAAGCTAACAGGAAAGACTCCAAGGACATTAACAATCCAAAAATTATTGTGTTGAAATGCAGAGGTAAGTGTATGGGACCATTCCATTCAAATTATGTTAAAGTACTCTAGTTCAAAACGTAGACTGGAAACGTTCATGAGAAGGacttattttgtgtttctgtacggggaaaaaaaagctagtaGTAAGTATATGGCAAATATAGGACACAAGCAATTTTCACTTGTATCTAACTTCAGTCACAAGACTATTGATTTAGCAAGAGGTATCTGTGCAGGTGTGTCAGTTTATAAAACAAGGGCAAAACAGGCGACCTATTTAGAAAGCAGGTGAGGAAAGAAGGGCCTGTATTTCAGCTGCACTTTCAGAGAAACATCACAGACAGTTTCCCATACCACAGGTGTGGATGTAGCTGAAGGCAATTCTCTAATACTGATTATTCCATAGGAACCTCGGAATGGCCAATGCGAGAGACTCCAGCACGGCGGTGGCTGTGTTAAATCAGTTGACTGAATTAAAAAACTTTGTAAATAAAGGATGTCAGTGTGTAATGAAGCCCAGAGAAGTAAAGGGCCCCTgagatattttagaaaatgctaAGTATGTTCAGCTActaacaaaattgtttttgtctGCCTGAAGGCAATACACTGCAGCTGCATGACCGCCAGCCTTACTTCTACATTTCATTAGAGACAGCGCCGTGCTTATCTGGCGGTTCATCGTCCTTCTCAGAAGTTTGATTGAAATGCCACCTCGTGTCACTGGAGGATACGTGGTATCCTGGCCAAGTTGCAGTGGAAATCGAACTTGTGAACATCCTCATAGCCAGATTGAAGTGATTTACTTAAAACCTGTGCACTGAACAAAAGATGTGCTTGCAAAGATAGGGACAGATATTCTTGACGGTTTACAAGAGGGTACATCAGAAAGCTAtcattaatattaattatattttaaattgtagtTATAAAGAGAGTGAAACAATGCACATGGCCATGAGAAGAGGTGTTCTAATCCTGTGTTAGAAGATGAGGGTCATGCTACTTGACAAGAGAGGGGTACGTGTGAGATTTACCTACTTTGTGTTTCCATAGTCTACTTATTTTAGTGGGCTTTCTGTAATAGCATCACGAAAGAATGAATAGCATGCACAGAAGTCTTGctctacaaataaaaacatcttttggCTTCTACCTACTGAAAACAAGGAAACCTAACCCGCAAGCATAATTTAAtcaagtcaaaagaaaaaaatgcagaacttcACTAATAGCACATCAGCAGCTGCAACCACATCATGCCTGCCATTGATTAGGTTTCTACCAATTACCCTTTGGAGTATGCTATGACAGCTGCCATCTGTCTAAATCTGCAACTAATGACGAGCAATAAACTGACTGGCAAACATGACAGAAAGCAGATGCACCAGGCAGGTTGCTTCAAGAGTCTATCTTGAAAAATGCACCGGATACACAGCGGACACAGTTAAAATCAGCAACACGCCATTGTTCATTTGAACAGCTTTAGAAGgtaattttgcattcttttgcTGTCTGTTGGCATCACTTAGTTCAGCTACCTGAACAGTTGAGGGATTCTGCTAAGAAACTAAGATGTCTAAGTAAAAttggacaagaaaaaaattaaatacatttttgtactTTAGAACCTCCAAACTCAAAGATACCAGATGACATGAGGCGCAGCATGTCTTCGTGTGTTCCTGTACGTAGTAGGACATAAAGACATAAAAACAGCACGTATGCAAAACCTACATATGAGAGTAGACCATTGAGTTTCTAGTATTAGGATCTGGTAATACTTCTGTCCCATTATTTTAGCTACTTCATACATCTAGATTAGTTGGCATGGAAAAGATCACTGCTTCTTCTGGAAATCTTCCACATTTCAGAGAAACATCCAGGGGATGCTGCATGAGGTCTGGCAGCCTTCAATCCAGACCTCTCCCATTCTAGCTCTTAGGCTGTGTTGTCTTATTTGATCCTTAAAGGATAGcgttatttgttttctttcagggaTCTTATTTTACTGAATGATCTCACTAAAAACTGTATGTATTTcacaaatacaaacagaaacaataaGTCTACATTGAAATTACATGCTACCCAATACTgagagggggaaaggaaaaataaagtgcaaAAAATTCTGCAAACACTTTAGCAGACACAAAGGCAAGTGCAAGCTCACCTCTTGGGGAGGAATATCAAAAGAGATGGTCCTCATATCAACTTTGATGAAGCTGTCTGTGCAAGGCAGGACAAAGAAGAGACCTGTAGAAACACATCCAAGAGGATGTGAAAATGGATCATTAGAATAGATGGCACTAGCTATGGAAATAAGCTTAAATCCAACCACTGTAGCTGTATAGCCCTCTTTGTAATGAGCTCAGCAGCATGTTTCCTAGTGGCTTTCATGCCAGAAtaagattttaagaaaagtaTGCTGAAAAGTCTCGATTTGTTCAGCTCTAATTAAGGCTCACAGATAATTAGTTTACTACCTTCTCCCTATAAATAACATATCTTGTCATAGAAGTCACGAAAGTCTTGAGAAACTCCAGTCTAACATCTGTAGACAGCTGTTATTTTGCCAGCGACTCAATTAGAACATAAATTAAGAATACTCTCCAGGACGTACCCGGTCCCTTTGCTCCTCCTCTTAAGATGCGTCCAAGTCTGAAGATGATGGCTCTCTCATATTCCTTTACAATCTGTAATAAATAGCTGAATGTCATCCAAGGGTTTCCGGAAGGCATACCATGGATTACCAACTACACATGCTAGTCTTTACACAGTCTTAAGTCTCATATTTAATatgcattacattttatttctagacTGGCTGCTTTTGAGTATTTTAGACTAAACTTTATTCTTAAAGAGCAAACTGCAAAAGGAAcggtaagaaaaatattccagaagaAATATTCCTCGGACTACAGTGCTATCTGTCAACAGCAGAAGCAACAACACTTCATCTGGGCAAGACCAAGCAAGCACTGAAAGTGGCCACCAGGAATATCCTGGCAACAAGAAAACAGTGCAGTAGATGTGACGCAGCAGAGATTTTCCACCCGTCGTTCCGATGGGCTGTAATAgccaaaacaaagcaggagtTGTATCCTCATATCTGGAAACTGGAAACATCAAGCTCAAAGTGGTCATAAATGGCACATTCTGTATGAATCTATAACATATACAAATATGTATGTACataattacatatttatatttacatatacagaGATCtccttaaaaattattttttttaaagaactcaATCCTTAGAATTATTCTGATATTCCAAACTAGCTTGTATACCAGCAATGACTGGGCAGACATAGTGAAGATGccagtgaaaaaattcctttctgatTTGAAGATTAATGAACTGACATGTTGGGGTGTgccacaggaaaaaatggaCTTCTTTgtgttcaaaataaataatacaatacTAAACCAGGAAGCACCTGCATTGCTTGAAGCCTTAATCCAACCTAGCAGTGAAAAGTTTTACCTTTATGCACATCCAGATTGATACAGGAAATGtaagaacagtgaaaaaaaaagaacatatcACCAGGATCCATCCACACACACCCAGGCCGGTATCAACGTCGCctggaagagaagagcagaagtcttcagattttttaaataaagagtaCTTGTTAAGGAGAATGCC
Coding sequences within:
- the STOM gene encoding erythrocyte band 7 integral membrane protein, coding for MADCEAGGAVKAEQRRHGDVDTGLGVCGWILVICSFFFTVLTFPVSIWMCIKIVKEYERAIIFRLGRILRGGAKGPGLFFVLPCTDSFIKVDMRTISFDIPPQEVLTKDSVTINVDGVVYYRVQNATLAVANITNADSATRLLAQTTLRNVLGTKNLSQILSDREEIAHNMQATLDDATDNWGIKVERVEIKDVKLPVQLQRAMAAEAEAAREARAKVIAAEGEMNASRALKEASMVITESPAALQLRYLQTLNTIAAEKNSTIIFPLPIDMLQGILGAKR